The genome window GATCCTTCTCCTCGCTCTGGATGGCGCGGGTACGGTCGTCGATGTCGATGCCGTGGCGGTTGAAGACGCGCACCTCGACCACCGTTCCGGACACGCCCGGCGGCAGGCGGAGCGAGGTGTCGCGCACGTCGCTGGCCTTTTCGCCGAAGATCGCGCGGAGCAGCTTTTCTTCGGGGGTCATCGGGCTTTCGCCCTTGGGCGTGATCTTGCCGCACAGGATGTCGCCCGGCTCGACCTCGGCGCCGATGTAGACGATGCCCGCCTCGTCGAGGTTGCGCAGCGCTTCCTCGCCGACGTTGGGGATGTCGCGGGTGATGTCCTCCGGCCCGAGCTTGGTGTCGCGGGCCATGACCTCGAATTCCTCGATGTGGATCGAGGTGAACACGTCGTCCTTGACGATGCGCTCGGAGATCAGGATCGAATCCTCGTAGTTATAGCCGTTCCACGGCATGAACGCGACCAGCACGTTGCGGCCGAGCGCAAGCTCGCCGAACTGGGTCGAGGGACCGTCGGCGATGATCTCGCCGGCCTCGACTGTGTCGCCCACCTTCACTAGCGGGCGCTGGTTGATGCAGGTGTTCTGGTTGGAGCGCTGGAACTTCATCAGCGTGTAGATGTCGACTCCGCTCTCGCCGGCGTGGATGCTGTCGCTGACGCGCACGACGATGCGGGTGGCGTCGACCTGGTCGACGATGCCGCCGCGGCGGGCGGCGATCGCCGCGCCGCTATCGCGCGCCACGGTCTCTTCCATGCCGGTACCGACCAGGGGCGCGTCGGCCTGCAGCAACGGCACCGCTTGGCGCTGCATGTTCGATCCCATCAGCGCGCGGTTGGCGTCGTCGTTCTCGAGGAACGGGATGAGCGATGCGGCGACCGACACGAGCTGCTTGGGCGAGACGTCCATCAGCGTGATCTGGTCGCGCGGAGCCATCAGGAAGTCGCCGGCCTGGCGGCTCGAGACGATTTCCTCGGCGAAGCCGCCCTTGGCATCGAGCTCGGCATTGGCCTGAGCGATGGTGTGCTTCTGCTCCTCCATCGCCGAGAGATAGACGACCTCGTCGCTGACCTTGCCGTCGATGACCTTGCGGTACGGCGTCTCGATGAAGCCGTACTTGTTGACCCGGCTGAAGCTGGCGAGCGAGTTGATGAGACCGATGTTCGGGCCTTCGGGGGTCTCGATCGGGCAGATCCGGCCGTAGTGGGTCGGGTGAACGTCGCGGACTTCGAAGCCGGCGCGCTCGCGGGTGAGGCCGCCCGGCCCGAGCGCCGAGACGCGGCGCTTGTGGGTGACTTCGCTGAGCGGGTTGGTCTGGTCCATGAACTGCGACAGCTGCGAGCTACCGAAGAACTCGCGCACCGCGGCGACCGCCGGCTTGGCGTTGATCAAGTCGTTCGGCATGACCGTCGACACGTCGACGCTGCTCATCCGCTCCTTGACCGCGCGCTCCATGCGCAACAGGCCGACTCGGTACTGGTTCTCGAGCAGCTCGCCGACCGAGCGGACGCGGCGGTTGGCGAGGTTGTCGATGTCGTCGATCTCGCCCTTGCCGTCCTTCAAATTCACCAGCTCCTGGACGACCGCGATGATGTCCTCGCGGCGCAGCGTGGTGACGGTGTCCTCGGCGTCGAGGCCGAGGCGCATGTTGAGCTTGACGCGGCCGACCGCGCTGAGGTCGTAGCGCTCGGGGTCGAAGAACAGGCCGTAGAACAAGGCGTCGGCGGTCTCGCGGGTCGGCGGCTCGCCGGGGCGCATGACGCGGTAGATATCCGCCAGCGCGCTGTCCTGCTCCTCCGACTTGTCGGCCTTCAGCGTATTGCGGATCCACGGGCCGGTGTTGACATAGTCGATGTCGAGCAGCTCGAGGCGGTCGGTGCCGGCCTTGTCGAGCAGTTCGAGATTCTCGGGCGTCACTTCGTCGCCCGCCTCGATGTAGATCTCGCCGGTCTTCTCGTTGATGAGGTCATAAGCCGAGAAGCGGCCGAAGATTTCCTCGGTCGGGATGAGCACGTTCTTGAGGCCGTCCTTGGCCGCCTTGTTGGCGAGCCGCGGGCTGATTTTCTCGTGACCCTTGAAGATCACTTCGCCGCTGTCGGCGTCGATCACGTCATGGTTGGGCTTCTGGCCGCGCCACGATTCGGCGGCATAGGGGATCTGCCAGCCGTTCTTGCCGCGCACATAGGTGACGCGGTTGTAGAAGGTGTTGAGGATGTCCTCGCTGGTCAGGCCGAGCGCGTGGAGCAGGGCCGTCACCGGGAGCTTGCGCTTGCGGTCGATGCGGACGTTGACGATGTCCTTGGCGTCGAACTCGAAGTCGAGCCAGCTGCCGCGATACGGGATGACCCGCGCGGCGAACAGATATTTGCCCGAAGCGTGGGTCTTGCCGCGATCATGATCGAACAGCACGCCCGGCGAGCGGTGCATCTGGCTGACGATGACACGCTCGGTGCCGTTGACGATGAACGTGCCGTTCTTCGTCATCAGCGGCATGTCGCCCATGTAGACGTCCTGCTCCTTGATATCGATCACCGACTTGGCCTCGGTGTCGGGATCGATCTCGAAGGTGGTGAGGCGCAGCGTGA of Sphingomonas mesophila contains these proteins:
- the rpoB gene encoding DNA-directed RNA polymerase subunit beta → MATKAKDVPSQARNIKQRRIRRIFGNIHEISEMPNLIEVQRESYEQFLRSNPATGYVSGLEKTLRSVFPIQDFAGTAHLDFDHYELEEPKFDVDECRQRGLTYAAPMRVTLRLTTFEIDPDTEAKSVIDIKEQDVYMGDMPLMTKNGTFIVNGTERVIVSQMHRSPGVLFDHDRGKTHASGKYLFAARVIPYRGSWLDFEFDAKDIVNVRIDRKRKLPVTALLHALGLTSEDILNTFYNRVTYVRGKNGWQIPYAAESWRGQKPNHDVIDADSGEVIFKGHEKISPRLANKAAKDGLKNVLIPTEEIFGRFSAYDLINEKTGEIYIEAGDEVTPENLELLDKAGTDRLELLDIDYVNTGPWIRNTLKADKSEEQDSALADIYRVMRPGEPPTRETADALFYGLFFDPERYDLSAVGRVKLNMRLGLDAEDTVTTLRREDIIAVVQELVNLKDGKGEIDDIDNLANRRVRSVGELLENQYRVGLLRMERAVKERMSSVDVSTVMPNDLINAKPAVAAVREFFGSSQLSQFMDQTNPLSEVTHKRRVSALGPGGLTRERAGFEVRDVHPTHYGRICPIETPEGPNIGLINSLASFSRVNKYGFIETPYRKVIDGKVSDEVVYLSAMEEQKHTIAQANAELDAKGGFAEEIVSSRQAGDFLMAPRDQITLMDVSPKQLVSVAASLIPFLENDDANRALMGSNMQRQAVPLLQADAPLVGTGMEETVARDSGAAIAARRGGIVDQVDATRIVVRVSDSIHAGESGVDIYTLMKFQRSNQNTCINQRPLVKVGDTVEAGEIIADGPSTQFGELALGRNVLVAFMPWNGYNYEDSILISERIVKDDVFTSIHIEEFEVMARDTKLGPEDITRDIPNVGEEALRNLDEAGIVYIGAEVEPGDILCGKITPKGESPMTPEEKLLRAIFGEKASDVRDTSLRLPPGVSGTVVEVRVFNRHGIDIDDRTRAIQSEEKDRLRKDADDEKAILNRATFARLKEMLLGQVATAVPKGIKKGATLDAGTLDEAERFDWWKIAVKDDKRQADLEALKVQYDEAVQTINRRLEDRIGKVEAGDELAPGVLKMVKVFVAVKRKLQPGDKMAGRHGNKGVISRILPIEDMPFLEDGTHADIVLNPLGVPSRMNVGQIFETHLGWAARGLGKQIGEMLESMHEDGKDLAGKDIKAVRAKLKDVYGEAYAAEIDARDETSVMELAQNLVGGIPMGTPVFDGARESDVSDMLDKAGLDRSGQVTLFDGRTGEPFDRKVTVGYIYMLKLHHLVDDKIHARSIGPYSLVTQQPLGGKAQFGGQRFGEMEVWALQAYGAAYTLQEMLTVKSDDVIGRTKVYEAIVKGDDTFEAGIPESFNVLVKEMRSLGLSVDLESLADEADEPTAIAAE